The Puniceicoccus vermicola genome has a window encoding:
- a CDS encoding integrase core domain-containing protein — RGISVSMTEVNHCYENSQAERLNGILKQEYGLGRKLPSKAMAAKMVEHAIECFNTIRPHRALEMNYPERVHRRPAPMGANVSLN, encoded by the coding sequence CCGCGGTATCTCGGTGAGTATGACCGAAGTGAATCATTGCTACGAAAACTCACAGGCCGAACGGCTCAACGGCATACTTAAGCAGGAATACGGACTCGGGAGAAAACTCCCGTCAAAAGCGATGGCAGCAAAGATGGTAGAGCACGCTATCGAGTGCTTCAATACGATCCGTCCACACCGTGCTCTGGAAATGAACTACCCGGAGCGAGTCCATCGCCGCCCCGCCCCCATGGGGGCGAATGTCTCCCTTAATTAA